The Maridesulfovibrio zosterae DSM 11974 genome contains a region encoding:
- a CDS encoding class I SAM-dependent methyltransferase: MKNIALEADVTFDELLGAARNKFGAIKFESVKVGERSLELAQVANMPAYLDKLVDKARGGKKIDLPLWAKIWPSCLVLGFYILRFKAVANAKFLEIGTDGGLCGMLAAGRGFNVTLADTDDDALLFARLNVVRNGLEDKVTVRKIDFSETDLQEKFDYIVGCEILHRDEVAEFLPDFVGKHLIEGNTSELVLAMDKKRSGRVFFDKIKNDYRLMKQEVPFAGNENEGKSIVSVVRVGVK; this comes from the coding sequence TTGAAGAATATAGCCTTGGAAGCAGATGTTACTTTTGATGAACTCTTAGGTGCAGCCCGCAATAAGTTCGGAGCTATTAAATTTGAGTCTGTTAAAGTCGGCGAAAGGAGTCTTGAGCTGGCTCAGGTTGCAAATATGCCTGCATACCTCGATAAGCTTGTGGATAAAGCTAGGGGGGGTAAGAAAATAGATTTGCCACTTTGGGCTAAAATCTGGCCTTCCTGTCTGGTGCTAGGTTTTTATATTCTGAGGTTTAAGGCTGTAGCAAATGCAAAGTTTCTTGAAATTGGTACTGATGGCGGTCTTTGCGGGATGCTGGCTGCTGGTCGCGGTTTTAATGTTACTCTTGCAGATACTGATGATGATGCACTTCTTTTTGCTCGTCTAAACGTTGTTCGCAACGGTCTTGAAGATAAAGTTACAGTGCGTAAAATAGATTTTTCTGAAACTGATCTTCAGGAAAAATTTGATTATATTGTTGGGTGTGAAATTTTACACCGCGATGAAGTTGCTGAATTTTTACCTGATTTTGTTGGTAAGCACTTAATAGAAGGCAATACTTCTGAACTAGTGCTGGCAATGGATAAGAAACGCAGCGGGCGTGTATTCTTTGACAAAATAAAAAATGATTACCGTTTAATGAAGCAGGAAGTGCCTTTCGCTGGAAATGAAAATGAAGGCAAAAGTATTGTTTCGGTTGTCAGGGTAGGAGTTAAATAA
- the rpmE gene encoding 50S ribosomal protein L31 yields MKKDIHPKLHKATVRCHCGYESELYSTLGEEVSTEICSNCHPFYTGKQRFVDTAGRIDRFKKKFGSFDAAAKVKGN; encoded by the coding sequence ATGAAAAAAGATATCCATCCTAAACTCCATAAGGCAACAGTCCGCTGTCACTGCGGTTATGAGTCTGAACTTTACTCAACTTTGGGTGAAGAGGTTAGTACTGAAATTTGTTCTAACTGCCATCCTTTCTACACAGGTAAGCAGCGCTTCGTTGATACCGCAGGTCGTATTGATCGCTTTAAGAAAAAATTCGGTAGCTTCGACGCAGCAGCCAAAGTTAAGGGCAACTAG
- the prmC gene encoding peptide chain release factor N(5)-glutamine methyltransferase gives MQNQTLKEVLSKATALLANAEVDSPALSAQLLAEKVFGLDRLKLIMEMNSVVDVNKVRDFESLIKRRASGEPAAYILGVKEFFGLEFQVGPAVLIPRPETEEIVEKVLDLFEKNAEFVFADFGTGSGVLAVTVAKMFPRSRGIALDLSPEAIRVAKTNAQLHGVADRILFVRANFNEALFCDRKFDLVLANPPYLGTAELDEISHEVAKFEPLSALVSGVSGDEDIKGSVPRISAALKNGGTVFMEIGYMQGRIAKGIFESCAEFCGNTDVIPDVSGHDRIVMAKKK, from the coding sequence ATGCAAAATCAAACATTAAAAGAAGTATTATCCAAGGCAACAGCTTTACTGGCTAATGCTGAAGTAGATTCTCCTGCTTTGTCAGCACAATTGCTTGCTGAGAAAGTTTTTGGATTGGACCGGTTAAAGCTTATCATGGAAATGAATAGTGTTGTTGATGTGAATAAGGTTCGTGATTTTGAGTCTCTGATAAAACGCAGAGCCAGCGGAGAGCCTGCGGCTTATATTCTGGGTGTGAAAGAATTTTTTGGGCTGGAATTCCAAGTCGGCCCTGCAGTATTAATTCCAAGACCTGAGACCGAAGAGATAGTAGAGAAAGTTTTGGATCTTTTTGAAAAGAATGCAGAGTTTGTTTTCGCTGATTTTGGAACGGGATCGGGTGTTTTAGCTGTTACTGTTGCCAAGATGTTTCCACGATCGCGTGGAATTGCGCTCGATTTGAGTCCTGAAGCCATTCGCGTAGCAAAGACGAACGCACAGCTCCATGGTGTTGCAGATCGTATTTTATTTGTACGGGCAAATTTTAATGAAGCTTTATTTTGTGATAGGAAGTTTGATCTTGTTCTGGCTAATCCTCCTTATCTTGGGACGGCTGAGCTTGATGAGATTAGTCACGAAGTTGCGAAATTTGAGCCGCTTTCTGCTTTGGTAAGCGGTGTTTCAGGAGATGAGGATATCAAAGGGAGCGTACCGCGTATATCTGCAGCCTTAAAAAATGGCGGGACAGTTTTTATGGAGATAGGGTATATGCAAGGTCGGATTGCAAAAGGAATATTTGAATCATGTGCGGAATTTTGTGGTAATACTGATGTTATTCCTGACGTATCAGGTCATGACCGAATAGTGATGGCAAAAAAGAAATAA
- the dksA gene encoding RNA polymerase-binding protein DksA yields MEQKELEFFRGTLNQMLDDILQKGQETIEDMTESGETYADPADRATAESDRAFTLRLRDRERKLIKKIQNAIQRIDDGDFGVCHSCGDDISSARLKARPVTTLCIACKSKQEEDERNRGD; encoded by the coding sequence ATGGAACAGAAAGAACTCGAATTCTTCCGTGGCACGTTAAATCAAATGCTTGATGATATCTTGCAGAAAGGCCAGGAAACAATTGAAGACATGACAGAATCAGGAGAAACCTACGCAGACCCTGCTGATCGTGCAACAGCTGAATCAGACCGTGCGTTCACTCTCCGCTTACGTGATAGAGAGCGTAAGCTTATTAAAAAAATTCAAAACGCTATCCAGCGCATTGACGATGGAGATTTCGGCGTTTGTCATTCCTGTGGAGATGATATATCTTCAGCAAGACTTAAAGCCCGCCCAGTAACGACTCTTTGTATTGCCTGCAAAAGCAAGCAAGAAGAAGACGAAAGAAACCGCGGAGATTAA
- a CDS encoding YcaO-like family protein, which produces MLELKSCLKVYSKDQDKAVTPEETVAKVKKLLDEKCNGVLKCTRKIDTGRLGIPVFISECGDVAREVMPTRKQMGKGASVAQAEASALMELVERFSFFSFWNAPENFTLATYSEAEELWPGKVISIDKILQSVSEKMDPGKARVLLDLVRWHFYPALNVHTGEEEYVPLDWFKILNEFNGSSAGNTPEESVLQGGSELVERHVCAVIDRERPEVPVIDPVSCDDPVLSDLCKCFDENGIKYIINDFSLGMPLPTVAVTAWDPSTFPGMSEIVFTAGTSASPQKAAIRAFTEVAQLAGDFETGRVYEASGLPKFTEVEHSEWLTTGSCVKIDSLPSVEQDDIFDELKKFAAGLEGQGYTLYSVDITHPELGVPANYNFVPGFQFRERTSHASLGLFVGRILSEKVALDIAGEGLDIIADIYDDPYFVPFFEGMLALRGGDTSRAVDMFSIATEEQPADEEKALSAFYTAYAMSLEERWAETVPFLDRAIELDSEAKEYFNLRGVAKFKSGEFAQAAEDFKEALALDSGSASDLANLGLCYKFMGNDEEAIEYLSTAMELDPSLEYAQNHLQELLDK; this is translated from the coding sequence ATGCTTGAGCTTAAATCATGCCTAAAAGTATATTCTAAGGATCAGGATAAAGCGGTTACTCCTGAAGAGACCGTAGCTAAGGTAAAAAAACTCTTAGATGAAAAGTGCAACGGTGTTCTTAAGTGTACACGTAAGATTGATACCGGGCGTCTTGGAATACCCGTTTTTATAAGTGAGTGCGGAGATGTTGCCCGTGAAGTAATGCCTACGCGCAAGCAGATGGGGAAAGGAGCTTCCGTTGCTCAGGCTGAAGCTTCCGCGCTGATGGAACTTGTTGAGAGGTTCAGTTTTTTCAGCTTTTGGAATGCTCCTGAAAATTTTACTCTTGCCACATATAGTGAGGCCGAGGAGCTCTGGCCCGGTAAAGTTATTTCAATTGATAAGATTTTACAATCTGTAAGCGAGAAAATGGATCCCGGTAAGGCTCGGGTGCTTTTGGATCTGGTTCGCTGGCATTTTTACCCTGCTCTTAACGTTCATACTGGCGAAGAAGAGTATGTACCCCTTGACTGGTTTAAAATACTCAATGAATTTAATGGATCATCTGCCGGTAATACCCCTGAAGAATCTGTTTTGCAGGGTGGGAGCGAACTTGTAGAGAGGCACGTTTGTGCTGTTATTGACCGTGAACGACCTGAAGTACCTGTAATTGATCCTGTGTCATGTGATGATCCCGTTTTGTCTGATCTCTGTAAGTGTTTCGATGAGAATGGCATAAAATACATTATTAATGATTTCTCGCTTGGTATGCCACTGCCTACTGTAGCGGTTACAGCCTGGGATCCGTCGACCTTTCCGGGGATGAGTGAGATTGTTTTTACCGCCGGAACATCTGCCTCTCCGCAAAAGGCTGCAATCAGAGCTTTTACTGAAGTGGCTCAACTTGCGGGAGATTTTGAGACTGGAAGAGTTTACGAAGCTTCAGGATTGCCTAAATTTACTGAAGTCGAACATTCCGAATGGCTTACTACTGGAAGCTGTGTAAAAATAGACAGCCTGCCTTCCGTTGAGCAGGATGATATTTTTGATGAGTTGAAGAAATTTGCAGCAGGACTTGAAGGGCAGGGCTATACTCTTTACTCTGTTGATATTACTCATCCTGAGTTGGGAGTTCCTGCAAACTATAATTTTGTACCCGGATTTCAGTTTAGAGAAAGGACTTCGCATGCAAGTCTAGGACTTTTTGTCGGGCGTATTCTTTCCGAAAAAGTTGCTTTAGATATTGCTGGCGAAGGTCTTGATATTATCGCTGACATATACGACGATCCGTATTTCGTACCTTTCTTTGAAGGTATGCTGGCTCTTCGCGGCGGCGATACCTCCCGTGCAGTAGATATGTTTTCCATTGCGACAGAAGAACAGCCTGCTGATGAAGAGAAAGCCCTTTCTGCTTTTTACACAGCTTACGCCATGTCACTGGAAGAGAGGTGGGCAGAGACTGTTCCATTTCTTGACCGTGCCATAGAGCTTGATAGCGAGGCAAAAGAATATTTCAATCTTCGAGGAGTGGCTAAATTCAAATCCGGTGAATTTGCACAGGCTGCTGAAGACTTTAAAGAGGCTTTAGCTCTGGATAGTGGGTCTGCTTCAGATCTTGCAAATTTGGGACTGTGCTATAAGTTTATGGGTAATGATGAAGAAGCAATAGAATATCTTAGCACAGCTATGGAGCTTGATCCTTCACTGGAATATGCCCAGAATCATTTACAAGAACTGCTTGATAAGTAA
- a CDS encoding NFACT RNA binding domain-containing protein, whose amino-acid sequence MDAHFFRALTVELEENLRGRRVEKIFSPADGVWTFALQSKGGKEFLLFRPAKSVGLLFLSRVKPLNPPSPTSQVMWLRKRLGGRRLFETHHDWINLRVAFTLSPFIQPEKYRYLLLDMKNGVSLIHDLPEGFAATVSWPAYDEIKQDSDVWRSYPQISPPLRKTLAALPREQGLQLLYDLKGGIADSFYLSKDKTGEFLPPRVWASNTKQESIFTSAVEASAAYGEKILFPVMERLENAEQRSTLKSGKKKFKKVLKRIEEEEERLRALQARKIEAEALQAEMYRIKDLREVDCVTVNHPEHGEMDVKLDPALTPTENMQRIFKFAAKAQRGFKHMERRRKEVETEHDSFIQSNLMPTADQSPEKGNIQIPSKYKNIAAALFVSSDGFLMIRGKNSKANHEILSKVSSVFDYWFHVQGGPGSHVILKRDHPGQEVPEKTFHEAAALAALKSYRANDSKADVMCALVKDVRKVKGYALGQVAVDNVLRNLHVNVDPLLEAELVRK is encoded by the coding sequence ATGGATGCACACTTCTTTCGAGCCCTGACTGTTGAACTTGAGGAAAACCTTAGGGGAAGAAGGGTTGAAAAAATATTCTCACCGGCTGACGGAGTATGGACCTTTGCGCTCCAGTCAAAAGGTGGAAAAGAGTTTCTTTTATTCAGGCCCGCCAAATCGGTGGGCCTACTCTTTCTTTCAAGAGTAAAACCTTTAAATCCTCCAAGCCCTACATCACAAGTCATGTGGTTACGCAAAAGACTTGGTGGACGAAGACTCTTCGAAACCCATCACGACTGGATCAATCTTCGAGTAGCCTTCACCCTTTCTCCTTTTATCCAACCGGAAAAATACCGCTACCTGCTTCTAGACATGAAAAATGGCGTATCCCTGATTCATGACCTGCCGGAAGGATTTGCTGCAACCGTAAGCTGGCCTGCATATGATGAAATAAAACAGGATTCCGATGTTTGGCGAAGCTATCCCCAAATATCACCTCCCCTGCGCAAAACTCTCGCAGCCCTTCCTAGAGAGCAAGGACTGCAACTCCTATACGATCTAAAGGGCGGTATTGCTGATTCATTTTACCTTTCAAAGGATAAAACAGGAGAATTTCTGCCACCAAGAGTGTGGGCCAGCAACACTAAGCAGGAGAGTATATTTACCAGTGCAGTAGAAGCTTCTGCTGCCTATGGTGAAAAAATTCTTTTCCCGGTTATGGAACGATTAGAAAATGCAGAGCAGCGCAGTACATTGAAATCCGGTAAGAAAAAATTTAAAAAAGTACTGAAAAGAATTGAAGAGGAAGAAGAAAGACTACGTGCTCTTCAGGCCCGAAAAATAGAAGCTGAAGCTTTACAGGCTGAAATGTACCGTATCAAAGACTTGCGTGAAGTTGACTGTGTTACTGTGAACCATCCAGAACATGGTGAGATGGACGTTAAGCTAGATCCAGCATTGACGCCAACAGAAAATATGCAGCGAATTTTCAAGTTCGCCGCCAAAGCTCAACGCGGCTTTAAACATATGGAGCGCAGACGCAAAGAAGTAGAAACAGAGCACGACAGTTTTATCCAATCCAACCTCATGCCAACAGCAGATCAAAGCCCAGAGAAAGGTAATATTCAAATACCATCAAAATACAAAAACATTGCCGCTGCACTTTTTGTATCATCTGACGGGTTCCTTATGATCAGAGGTAAAAACAGTAAAGCAAACCATGAAATCCTTAGTAAAGTTTCATCAGTATTTGATTACTGGTTTCATGTGCAGGGAGGTCCGGGATCCCATGTTATATTAAAAAGAGATCACCCAGGTCAGGAAGTACCGGAAAAGACATTCCACGAAGCAGCCGCTCTTGCAGCACTCAAAAGCTACCGTGCAAATGACTCTAAAGCAGATGTAATGTGCGCTTTAGTAAAAGATGTGCGTAAGGTTAAAGGTTATGCCCTCGGACAGGTTGCTGTAGACAACGTTCTTCGAAATCTGCATGTCAACGTAGACCCATTACTTGAAGCTGAACTGGTTAGAAAATAA
- a CDS encoding DUF1385 domain-containing protein, whose protein sequence is MSAAKTVGGQAVIEGVMMRAKDNLAIAVRKPDGEITVELRPWFSMTPQFMKKPFLRGFPIFMETMVNGVKALNFSATQALDEEEDGELTSFHLILTMVVALGAALGLFVVLPHFFSVAMKWWGFSGDVDAISFHIWDGFFKMLMFLGYIIAISFVPDIKRVFQYHGAEHKVIWAYESGDELKACKIKKFSRLHPRCGTAFLLFVLVISILLFTVLVPLILLIWSPETFVLKHLYIVGIKLLLMAPVSAVAYEMIKASAKYENSPICKTMCLPGLGMQLLTTREPDEDQIEVALAALNTAVAADYDGGEC, encoded by the coding sequence ATGTCAGCCGCCAAAACCGTTGGCGGACAGGCTGTTATCGAAGGTGTTATGATGCGTGCAAAGGACAATCTTGCCATTGCCGTACGTAAACCTGACGGTGAAATCACTGTCGAACTCCGTCCCTGGTTCTCTATGACCCCCCAGTTTATGAAAAAACCGTTTTTGCGAGGCTTTCCTATTTTTATGGAAACAATGGTAAACGGTGTTAAAGCTCTTAATTTTTCAGCAACACAGGCTCTTGATGAAGAGGAAGATGGTGAACTGACAAGTTTTCATCTGATTTTGACAATGGTTGTTGCTCTTGGTGCGGCCCTTGGTCTTTTTGTTGTGCTGCCTCATTTCTTTTCTGTAGCAATGAAGTGGTGGGGATTTTCGGGTGATGTAGACGCCATCAGTTTTCATATATGGGACGGCTTTTTTAAAATGTTAATGTTCCTGGGTTATATCATAGCAATCTCTTTTGTTCCTGATATCAAACGGGTATTTCAGTACCATGGGGCTGAACATAAGGTTATCTGGGCTTATGAGAGCGGCGATGAACTTAAGGCATGTAAAATAAAGAAATTCAGCAGATTGCACCCAAGATGCGGAACAGCTTTTTTGCTTTTTGTTCTGGTGATCAGTATCTTGCTTTTTACCGTGCTGGTTCCACTTATTCTTTTAATCTGGTCGCCGGAAACATTTGTTTTAAAACATTTATATATAGTTGGTATCAAACTGCTTCTCATGGCACCTGTAAGTGCTGTCGCCTACGAAATGATCAAGGCTTCTGCTAAATATGAGAACAGCCCGATTTGCAAGACCATGTGTTTGCCGGGACTGGGAATGCAGCTTTTGACAACTCGTGAGCCGGATGAGGACCAGATTGAGGTTGCTCTTGCAGCTCTTAATACTGCGGTCGCTGCTGATTATGATGGAGGAGAGTGTTAA
- a CDS encoding TusE/DsrC/DsvC family sulfur relay protein, which translates to MAVIEYEGKSFDVDEDGFLLKFDDWAPEWVDYVKEGEGIKELNEEHQKVIDFLQDYYKKNGIAPMVRILSKVTGYKLKHIYELFPSGPGKGACKMAGLPKPTGCV; encoded by the coding sequence ATGGCTGTTATAGAATACGAAGGCAAAAGCTTTGATGTTGATGAAGATGGTTTCCTTCTTAAGTTTGATGACTGGGCCCCTGAATGGGTTGACTATGTTAAAGAAGGCGAAGGCATCAAAGAACTGAATGAAGAGCACCAGAAAGTTATCGACTTTCTTCAGGACTACTACAAAAAGAATGGTATCGCACCTATGGTCCGTATCCTTTCTAAAGTAACTGGTTACAAACTTAAACACATTTATGAACTGTTCCCTTCCGGTCCCGGTAAAGGAGCATGTAAAATGGCTGGTCTGCCTAAGCCTACTGGTTGCGTTTAG
- the prfA gene encoding peptide chain release factor 1: MFAKLEEIERSFMDLEQELSDPEVYNNQERYKKVTIAHSELGEVVNAFREYKQLAADLEDNKEMAKDSDPEIREMAEMEISDIKDRLPKLEEELKFLLLPKDPMDGKNIILEVRAGTGGEEAALFAADLFRMYSRYAEQNGWKVEIMNSNPTGTGGFKEIIAAISGRNIFSKMKYESGTHRVQRVPATETQGRIHTSAATVAIMPEAEEVDVQVRSEDLRVDVFRASGPGGQSVNTTDSAIRITHIPSGLVVICQDEKSQHKNKAKAMKVLCSRLLQQEQNKQHEEMAEQRRAQVGSGDRSERIRTYNFPQGRVTDHRINLTLYKLDSVMEGDIGELVDSLISHYQSEALKKQAEDG, translated from the coding sequence ATGTTTGCCAAACTTGAAGAAATAGAACGTTCTTTTATGGATCTGGAGCAAGAGCTCTCAGATCCTGAAGTATATAATAATCAGGAAAGATATAAGAAAGTTACCATTGCTCATTCCGAGCTTGGTGAAGTTGTAAATGCTTTTCGTGAATATAAACAACTCGCTGCCGACCTTGAGGATAACAAGGAAATGGCTAAGGATTCCGATCCCGAAATTCGGGAAATGGCAGAAATGGAAATATCTGATATTAAAGATCGTCTTCCTAAGCTGGAAGAGGAACTTAAATTTCTTCTTTTGCCTAAGGATCCAATGGATGGGAAGAATATCATTCTTGAAGTCCGTGCCGGTACTGGTGGCGAGGAGGCAGCTCTTTTTGCTGCTGATCTTTTTCGCATGTATTCGCGCTATGCAGAGCAGAATGGCTGGAAGGTTGAGATAATGAACTCAAACCCTACCGGAACTGGAGGGTTTAAAGAGATTATCGCAGCTATCAGTGGTCGGAATATCTTTTCCAAAATGAAATATGAATCAGGCACTCATAGAGTTCAGCGTGTTCCTGCAACTGAAACTCAGGGCCGTATTCATACATCTGCCGCCACTGTAGCAATTATGCCTGAAGCTGAAGAAGTCGACGTACAGGTGCGGTCAGAAGATTTGCGAGTTGACGTTTTCCGTGCATCTGGTCCTGGTGGTCAGTCTGTTAACACAACTGACTCTGCTATCCGTATTACCCATATTCCATCCGGGCTGGTTGTTATCTGCCAGGATGAAAAGTCACAGCACAAGAATAAAGCTAAAGCCATGAAGGTTCTCTGCTCGCGTCTTCTCCAGCAGGAGCAGAACAAGCAGCACGAAGAAATGGCTGAGCAGCGCCGTGCGCAGGTTGGTTCCGGGGACCGTTCTGAGAGAATTCGTACATACAATTTTCCGCAGGGACGGGTTACCGATCACCGTATTAATCTGACTTTGTATAAGCTTGATTCCGTAATGGAAGGCGATATAGGAGAACTTGTAGATTCTCTGATCAGTCATTACCAGTCTGAAGCACTTAAGAAACAGGCTGAAGACGGCTAA